One stretch of Nocardia mangyaensis DNA includes these proteins:
- a CDS encoding helix-turn-helix domain-containing protein translates to MTLVDPDARGLEDVLAGLQWRFAGRDEFVLSTGQWQHLAGEPCALFVLDGLIRIEGLGEAEDLASGDFLFVPGGDRFAINAMSDGVVLCVRLVPVTVGSAMAALPQRVLLTEFVGHSPLAATMFGHLVRQCPDPFGVQGDRVATLIAAMAVEAWHTRGCAPKRWLLRVNEPGVARAVAAMHADPGQDWTVAALARIALASRSGFAARFQAATGHTPGRYLTRLRLDRAQRFLAEKDASVANVARRLGYSSETAFGRAFRRHTGHTPSEWRRVAGVNS, encoded by the coding sequence GTGACGCTGGTCGATCCGGATGCGCGCGGTCTCGAGGATGTGCTCGCCGGATTGCAGTGGCGGTTCGCGGGGCGCGACGAATTCGTGCTGTCGACGGGGCAGTGGCAGCACTTGGCCGGGGAGCCGTGTGCGCTCTTCGTGCTCGACGGGCTGATCAGGATCGAGGGGCTGGGGGAGGCCGAGGATCTGGCGAGTGGGGATTTCCTGTTCGTTCCCGGGGGCGACCGGTTCGCGATCAACGCCATGTCGGACGGGGTCGTGCTGTGCGTGCGGCTGGTGCCGGTCACCGTGGGCAGCGCCATGGCCGCCCTGCCGCAGCGGGTGCTGCTCACCGAGTTCGTCGGGCATTCACCGCTCGCCGCGACGATGTTCGGCCACCTGGTTCGACAGTGCCCCGATCCGTTCGGCGTGCAGGGCGACCGGGTCGCGACGCTGATCGCCGCCATGGCCGTCGAGGCGTGGCACACCCGCGGCTGCGCGCCGAAGCGGTGGCTGTTGCGGGTGAACGAACCGGGCGTGGCACGGGCGGTGGCCGCCATGCACGCCGACCCAGGCCAGGACTGGACGGTCGCGGCGCTGGCCAGGATCGCGTTGGCGTCGCGGTCCGGGTTCGCCGCCCGATTCCAGGCCGCGACCGGACACACTCCTGGCCGCTATCTGACTCGGCTTCGGCTCGATCGTGCCCAGCGCTTCCTCGCCGAGAAGGACGCCTCGGTGGCGAACGTGGCCCGCCGCCTGGGCTACAGCTCCGAAACGGCGTTCGGCCGAGCTTTCCGCCGCCACACCGGCCACACGCCATCGGAGTGGCGGCGTGTGGCCGGTGTGAACTCGTAG
- a CDS encoding rhodanese-like domain-containing protein — protein MTIDQMLDNARAQLRRLYVYDVPAALARGAILVDIRPAAQRVREGSLPGALVIERNVLEWRLDPTSSARLSLAADHDVEWIIFCSEGYTSSLAAASLQQLGLRRATDLIGGYQALKSAGLLTVGIGVPHFAREVDSLASL, from the coding sequence TTGACGATTGATCAGATGCTCGACAACGCCCGCGCCCAGCTTCGCAGGCTCTACGTCTACGACGTACCCGCCGCCTTGGCCAGGGGCGCGATTCTGGTCGACATCCGGCCCGCCGCCCAGCGGGTGCGCGAAGGATCGTTGCCCGGCGCGCTCGTCATCGAACGCAATGTCTTGGAATGGCGCCTCGATCCGACCTCCTCGGCGCGTTTGTCGCTGGCCGCCGATCACGACGTGGAATGGATCATCTTCTGCTCGGAGGGATACACCTCGAGTTTGGCCGCGGCCTCGCTGCAGCAGCTCGGTTTGCGCCGCGCCACCGACCTGATCGGTGGATACCAGGCGTTGAAGTCGGCGGGCCTGCTCACCGTCGGTATCGGCGTCCCTCACTTCGCGCGCGAAGTGGACTCCCTGGCTTCGCTCTGA
- a CDS encoding FHA domain-containing protein yields the protein MTAFVGSFLRYTDDTGRQHELSLEPERQRFTIGRNVQADLVLGWDAEVSRLHAAVEYLGAHWTIVDDGLSRNGTFVNGERLVGRRRLSPGDRIRVGTTLVHFFDFGGVVDDATHTASGTTIPTMRSLTETQRAVLIALCRPYKHGTGFATPASNQQIAEELFLSIDAIKTHLRALFAKFGVENLPQNQKRTRLAALAMQSGMISDHDL from the coding sequence GTGACTGCGTTCGTGGGGTCTTTTCTTCGGTACACCGATGACACCGGGCGTCAGCACGAGTTGTCGCTGGAGCCGGAGCGGCAGCGGTTCACCATCGGGCGCAATGTGCAGGCCGATCTGGTGCTCGGGTGGGACGCGGAGGTGTCTCGGCTGCACGCGGCGGTGGAGTATCTGGGCGCGCACTGGACGATCGTCGACGACGGGTTGTCGCGAAACGGGACGTTCGTCAACGGGGAGCGGCTGGTCGGGCGGCGGCGGTTGAGTCCGGGGGATCGGATCCGGGTGGGGACCACGCTGGTGCACTTCTTCGATTTCGGTGGAGTCGTCGACGACGCGACGCATACGGCGTCGGGGACGACGATTCCGACGATGCGGTCGCTCACCGAGACCCAGCGGGCGGTGCTGATCGCGCTGTGCCGGCCCTACAAGCACGGGACGGGGTTCGCCACGCCTGCCTCGAATCAGCAGATCGCCGAGGAACTGTTCCTGTCGATCGATGCGATCAAGACGCACCTGCGGGCGCTGTTCGCGAAGTTCGGCGTCGAGAATCTGCCGCAGAATCAGAAGCGCACGCGGTTGGCGGCGCTGGCCATGCAGAGCGGGATGATCTCCGATCACGATCTGTGA
- a CDS encoding MFS transporter: MTTTLTGGAAAPGVGRRVWPALLTMFLGSFSLVTAEFLPPGVLTVIANDLGVAEGVVGLSVSATALTALAAALGLGSVFPRLDRRTLLIVLTIAAAVSNLVVAVAPNIALLLVARLLLGVAVGGYWSMALAVAAQLVPAARLGKAMMIVNAGTTVATVAGVPLGVLLSAYAGWRTAFVVAAGLAVAAAVAVRLMLPPITPSQGVGFGALGGALRSPGVALGLIGVVAVIGGHFAGYTYVRPALDELLGAGPTVIPVLLALFGIGGLIGNFVLGSLADRHLGILLVAVPFTIGLSLVAIIASGPVPALGYFAVVLWGTAFGGILNLVQVWVARALPDRMEAGGGLVVAGFQTAIILGSAVGGRGVDGIGLAPTYWLAAAAAVAGGVLVRVSLTRARQ, encoded by the coding sequence ATGACTACGACCTTGACCGGTGGCGCCGCGGCGCCCGGAGTGGGCCGCCGGGTGTGGCCCGCGTTGCTCACAATGTTTCTCGGCAGCTTCTCGCTGGTGACCGCGGAGTTCCTGCCGCCCGGTGTGCTGACCGTGATCGCGAACGATCTCGGCGTGGCTGAGGGGGTGGTCGGGCTCTCGGTGAGCGCGACCGCGTTGACGGCACTGGCCGCGGCGCTGGGATTGGGGTCGGTGTTTCCGCGACTCGATCGGCGCACCTTGTTGATCGTGTTGACCATCGCGGCGGCGGTGTCGAACCTGGTGGTGGCGGTGGCGCCGAACATCGCGTTGTTGCTGGTGGCGCGGTTGCTGCTCGGTGTCGCCGTCGGCGGGTACTGGTCGATGGCATTGGCGGTCGCGGCACAGTTGGTGCCCGCGGCCCGGCTCGGCAAGGCGATGATGATCGTGAACGCGGGGACCACGGTCGCGACGGTGGCCGGTGTGCCGCTCGGCGTGCTGCTGAGCGCGTACGCGGGGTGGCGGACGGCGTTCGTCGTCGCGGCGGGGCTGGCGGTCGCGGCGGCGGTCGCGGTGCGGCTGATGCTGCCGCCGATCACACCGAGCCAGGGGGTCGGGTTCGGGGCGCTGGGTGGCGCGCTGCGGTCACCGGGGGTGGCGTTGGGCCTGATCGGCGTGGTCGCGGTCATCGGCGGCCATTTCGCCGGATACACCTACGTACGCCCCGCCCTGGACGAGCTGCTCGGTGCCGGTCCCACGGTGATTCCGGTGCTGCTCGCACTGTTCGGCATCGGCGGCCTGATCGGCAATTTCGTCCTCGGCTCACTGGCCGACCGGCACCTCGGCATTCTGCTGGTGGCGGTTCCTTTCACCATCGGCCTGTCCTTGGTCGCGATCATTGCCTCGGGCCCCGTACCCGCCCTCGGCTACTTCGCCGTGGTCCTCTGGGGCACAGCGTTCGGTGGCATCCTGAATCTCGTCCAGGTGTGGGTAGCGCGCGCGCTGCCCGACCGGATGGAAGCCGGCGGCGGACTGGTGGTGGCCGGTTTTCAGACCGCGATCATCCTGGGCTCCGCGGTCGGCGGACGCGGCGTGGACGGCATCGGCCTCGCCCCCACCTACTGGCTCGCCGCGGCGGCCGCGGTGGCCGGCGGCGTGCTGGTCCGGGTTTCGCTGACCCGGGCGCGGCAGTAG
- a CDS encoding DUF1772 domain-containing protein, with the protein MFEVRLAAIVVALVSTGLTAGVFYAYAISVMPALARTGDRTLIDVMQKINTVIINPWFMIGFLGTVGFTALAAVLHLGSGHRSTLIWLGIALALNVVAFGVTIALNVPLNEALDAAGDPAAIADTAAVRAEYEADWVRWNVLRAVLHTAAFLVLCGAVFVAGVQQGKSSSEAAGVVAGQPVSQVSAASVVGGQVQAPYRH; encoded by the coding sequence ATGTTCGAAGTTCGGTTGGCCGCCATTGTCGTGGCACTGGTCAGTACGGGGCTGACCGCCGGGGTGTTCTACGCGTACGCGATCTCGGTGATGCCCGCGTTGGCGCGCACCGGTGATCGCACGTTGATCGATGTCATGCAGAAGATCAATACCGTGATCATCAATCCCTGGTTCATGATCGGCTTTCTCGGCACGGTCGGGTTCACGGCGCTGGCCGCGGTGCTGCATCTCGGGTCGGGGCATCGCTCGACGCTGATCTGGCTGGGAATCGCCTTGGCGCTCAACGTGGTCGCCTTCGGGGTGACGATCGCGCTGAATGTGCCGCTCAACGAGGCGCTGGACGCGGCGGGTGATCCGGCGGCGATCGCCGACACCGCCGCGGTGCGTGCCGAGTACGAGGCGGACTGGGTGCGCTGGAACGTTCTGCGCGCGGTGCTGCACACGGCGGCGTTCCTGGTGCTGTGTGGTGCCGTGTTCGTTGCCGGTGTGCAGCAGGGCAAGTCGAGTTCGGAGGCCGCCGGTGTGGTTGCCGGACAGCCGGTTTCGCAGGTATCGGCCGCTTCGGTGGTGGGTGGGCAGGTCCAGGCGCCGTACCGCCACTGA
- the lysS gene encoding lysine--tRNA ligase has product MSTPNPAEPGRAASSAADSDVPEQVRIRREKRERLLSGGGEAYPVVVPRTHTLAEIRAAYPDLEPDTQTGLQVGVAGRVIYIRNTGKLCFATLQEGDGTKLQAMISLNGVGADALAAWKSDVDLGDFVFVHGEVISSRTGELSVMADTWSMAAKSLRPLPVAHKEMNEESRVRQRYVDLIVRPEAREMARTRVNVVRALRNALERRGFLEVETPMLQTIHGGAAARPFVTNSNALDMELFLRIAPELFLKRCVVGGLEKVFEINRNFRNEGADSTHSPEFAMLETYEAYGTYDDSATMTRELIQEVAREAFGTLRVTLADGTEYDLGGEWTTVEMYPSLSESIGVEVTPETTVEELLALAERVGLEIPVGKGYGHGKLVEELWEHAYGDKLYAPTFVRDFPVETSPLTRQHRSKSGVTEKWDLYVRGFELATGYSELVDPVIQRERFVDQARLAAAGDDEAMVLDEDFLAAMEHGMPPTTGTGMGIDRLLMALTGLGIRETILFPIVRPTSR; this is encoded by the coding sequence GTGAGCACCCCTAACCCCGCCGAGCCCGGTCGCGCCGCCAGTTCCGCTGCGGACAGTGATGTCCCCGAGCAGGTACGGATTCGCCGCGAGAAGCGGGAAAGGCTGCTCTCCGGTGGCGGGGAGGCCTATCCGGTGGTGGTGCCACGCACGCACACACTGGCCGAAATTCGGGCCGCCTACCCGGATCTGGAGCCCGATACCCAGACCGGCCTGCAGGTCGGTGTCGCCGGCCGCGTCATTTACATCCGCAATACCGGCAAGCTGTGTTTCGCCACCCTGCAAGAGGGCGACGGCACCAAGCTGCAGGCGATGATCAGTCTCAACGGTGTCGGCGCCGACGCGCTGGCCGCCTGGAAGTCCGATGTGGACCTCGGCGACTTCGTGTTCGTACACGGTGAGGTCATCTCCTCGCGCACCGGCGAATTGAGCGTCATGGCCGATACCTGGTCGATGGCCGCCAAGTCGCTGCGACCGCTGCCGGTGGCGCACAAGGAGATGAACGAGGAGTCGCGGGTCCGGCAGCGCTATGTCGACCTGATCGTGCGTCCCGAGGCCAGGGAAATGGCCCGTACCCGTGTGAACGTGGTCCGAGCGCTGCGCAACGCGCTCGAGCGCCGCGGTTTCCTCGAGGTCGAGACACCGATGCTGCAGACCATCCACGGCGGCGCCGCCGCGCGTCCGTTCGTGACCAACTCCAATGCGCTCGACATGGAGTTGTTCCTGCGTATCGCACCGGAACTGTTCCTCAAGCGCTGTGTGGTCGGTGGCCTGGAGAAGGTCTTCGAGATCAACCGGAACTTCCGCAACGAAGGCGCCGACTCGACGCATTCTCCCGAGTTCGCCATGCTGGAAACCTACGAGGCATACGGCACCTACGACGACTCGGCGACGATGACTCGGGAATTGATCCAGGAAGTTGCTCGAGAGGCATTCGGTACCCTGCGTGTGACCCTCGCCGACGGTACCGAATATGATCTCGGTGGCGAGTGGACGACGGTCGAGATGTATCCGTCGCTGTCGGAGTCGATCGGCGTGGAGGTCACTCCGGAAACCACGGTCGAGGAATTGCTGGCGCTCGCCGAACGGGTCGGTCTGGAAATTCCGGTGGGCAAGGGCTACGGTCACGGCAAACTGGTCGAAGAACTGTGGGAACACGCGTATGGCGACAAGCTGTACGCGCCGACTTTCGTCCGCGACTTCCCGGTCGAGACTTCTCCGCTGACCCGTCAGCATCGCAGCAAGTCCGGCGTCACCGAGAAGTGGGACCTCTATGTTCGCGGCTTCGAGTTGGCCACGGGCTATTCGGAGTTGGTCGACCCGGTGATCCAGCGGGAACGGTTCGTCGATCAGGCGAGGCTGGCCGCCGCGGGCGACGACGAGGCGATGGTGCTCGACGAAGACTTCCTCGCCGCGATGGAACACGGTATGCCGCCGACCACCGGAACCGGTATGGGAATCGATCGCTTGTTGATGGCACTCACGGGTTTGGGAATCCGGGAAACGATCCTGTTCCCCATTGTGCGGCCGACTAGTCGCTGA
- a CDS encoding type III pantothenate kinase, producing MLLTIDVRNTGIELGLFSGLGEHAKLVRHWRIHTNPLVTADEFAMQVRGLVGTDIDQVVGVSALSTVPPVLRELRTMLVRYWGHVPHVLVEPGVRTGIPLLVDNPKEVGADRIVNCLAAFRHFGGPAIVVDFGTATCVDLVSAKGEFLGGVIAPGVEVSTEALVERSALRRVELARPRSVLGKNSMECIQSGAVFGFAGLVDGLVDRIRDEFDAFAGTDVTVVATGAGAPLIVPESETIDQLEPHLTLTGLRHVYERNKK from the coding sequence ATGCTGCTGACGATCGACGTCCGCAACACCGGCATCGAGCTCGGCCTGTTCTCCGGCCTCGGTGAGCACGCGAAGCTGGTGCGGCACTGGCGGATCCACACCAACCCGCTGGTCACCGCCGACGAGTTCGCCATGCAGGTGCGCGGCCTGGTGGGCACCGACATCGACCAGGTGGTCGGCGTCTCGGCGCTGTCGACCGTGCCGCCGGTGCTGCGCGAACTGCGCACCATGCTCGTGCGGTACTGGGGCCATGTCCCGCACGTGCTGGTCGAGCCAGGGGTGCGGACCGGCATTCCGCTGCTGGTCGACAACCCCAAGGAGGTCGGCGCCGACCGCATCGTCAACTGTCTGGCGGCGTTCCGCCACTTCGGTGGTCCGGCGATCGTGGTCGACTTCGGCACCGCGACCTGTGTCGACCTGGTCTCGGCCAAGGGCGAGTTCCTCGGCGGCGTGATCGCGCCCGGCGTGGAGGTGTCCACCGAGGCACTGGTCGAGCGCAGCGCGCTGCGGCGGGTCGAGCTGGCCCGGCCGCGGTCGGTGCTGGGCAAGAACAGCATGGAATGCATCCAGTCCGGCGCCGTGTTCGGTTTCGCCGGCCTGGTCGACGGCCTGGTCGACCGCATCCGCGACGAGTTCGACGCCTTCGCCGGTACCGATGTCACCGTGGTGGCCACCGGTGCGGGTGCGCCGCTGATCGTCCCGGAATCGGAGACCATCGACCAGCTCGAGCCGCATCTGACCCTGACCGGCCTCCGTCACGTCTACGAGCGCAACAAGAAGTGA
- a CDS encoding histone-like nucleoid-structuring protein Lsr2 — translation MAKKVTVSLIDDVDGESIADETIEFAIDGVSYEIDLSEANAARLREGLDEWVANARRVSGRRRVKAAGAPVPQGKSRVSMDREQSAAIREWARRKGHKVSARGRISADITEAYNKEVGKG, via the coding sequence ATGGCAAAGAAGGTCACCGTTAGCCTGATCGACGATGTCGACGGTGAGTCCATCGCGGACGAGACCATCGAGTTCGCTATCGATGGGGTGTCGTACGAGATCGACCTGTCGGAGGCAAATGCGGCGCGCCTGCGCGAAGGTCTGGACGAGTGGGTCGCCAACGCGCGCCGCGTGAGTGGCCGTCGCCGGGTGAAGGCAGCCGGCGCGCCCGTGCCGCAGGGCAAGAGCCGCGTTTCCATGGACCGCGAACAGAGCGCCGCAATTCGTGAATGGGCCCGCCGCAAGGGGCACAAGGTCTCGGCCCGCGGCCGTATCTCCGCCGACATCACCGAGGCTTACAACAAAGAGGTCGGCAAGGGCTGA
- a CDS encoding ATP-dependent Clp protease ATP-binding subunit, translating to MFERFTDRARRVVVLAQEEARMLNHNYIGTEHILLGLIHEGEGVAAKSLESLGISLEGVRSQVEEIIGQGQQAPSGHIPFTPRAKKVLELSLREALQLGHNYIGTEHILLGLIREGEGVAAQVLVKLGADLNRVRQQVIQLLSGYQGKEPVEGSGSRGEAGTPSTSLVLDQFGRNLTQAALEGKLDPVIGRSKEIERVMQVLSRRTKNNPVLIGEPGVGKTAVVEGLAQAIVNGEVPETLKDKQLYTLDLGSLVAGSRYRGDFEERLKKVLKEINTRGDIILFIDELHTLVGAGAAEGAIDAASILKPKLARGELQTIGATTLDEYRKYIEKDAALERRFQPVQVGEPTVEHTINILKGLRDRYEAHHRVSITDSALVAAATLADRYINDRFLPDKAIDLIDEAGARMRIRRMTAPPDLRDFDDKIADARREKESAIDAQDFEKAARLRDKEKQLVAKRAEREKQWRSGDLDVVAEVDDEQIAEVLANWTGIPVFKLTEEETTRLLRMEDELHKRIIGQEDAVKAVSKAIRRTRAGLKDPKRPSGSFIFAGPSGVGKTELSKALANFLFGDDDALIQIDMGEFHDRFTASRLFGAPPGYVGYEEGGQLTEKVRRKPFSVVLFDEIEKAHQEIYNTLLQVLEDGRLTDGQGRTVDFKNTVLIFTSNLGTSDISKAVGLGFTQSNAEGSNYERMKLKVNDELKKHFRPEFLNRIDDVIVFHQLTSEQIVMMVDLMIARVGRQLKNKDMAMELTDQAKSLLAKRGFDPVLGARPLRRTIQREIEDQLSEKILFGEIGAGQTITVDVDNWNGEGLGEDAKFTFTSKTKLTKATATDDKPEVVLTGAAEGTAPEAASGE from the coding sequence ATGTTCGAGAGGTTCACCGACCGCGCGAGGCGTGTCGTTGTCCTGGCCCAAGAAGAGGCCCGGATGCTCAACCACAACTACATCGGCACCGAGCACATCCTGCTTGGGTTGATCCACGAGGGCGAGGGTGTGGCGGCGAAGTCGCTGGAATCCCTCGGAATCTCGCTGGAGGGTGTGCGCAGCCAGGTCGAGGAGATCATCGGGCAGGGCCAGCAGGCGCCGTCCGGGCACATCCCCTTCACCCCGCGTGCCAAGAAGGTGCTGGAGCTGAGCCTGCGCGAGGCGCTGCAGCTCGGCCACAACTACATCGGTACCGAGCACATCCTGCTCGGTCTCATCCGCGAGGGTGAGGGCGTTGCCGCCCAGGTTCTGGTCAAGCTCGGTGCCGACCTGAACCGTGTCCGCCAGCAGGTCATCCAGCTGCTGTCCGGGTACCAGGGCAAGGAGCCCGTCGAAGGCTCCGGTTCGCGCGGTGAGGCGGGCACTCCGTCCACTTCGCTGGTGCTCGACCAGTTCGGCCGCAACCTCACTCAGGCCGCGCTCGAGGGCAAGCTCGACCCCGTCATCGGCCGCTCGAAGGAAATCGAGCGCGTCATGCAGGTGCTGAGCCGCCGCACCAAGAACAACCCGGTGCTGATCGGCGAGCCCGGTGTCGGTAAGACCGCGGTCGTCGAGGGTCTCGCTCAGGCCATCGTCAACGGTGAGGTCCCCGAGACGCTCAAGGACAAGCAGCTCTACACCCTCGACCTGGGCTCCCTGGTCGCCGGCAGCCGCTACCGCGGTGATTTCGAAGAGCGCCTGAAGAAGGTGCTCAAGGAAATCAACACCCGCGGCGACATCATCCTGTTCATCGACGAGTTGCACACGCTCGTCGGAGCGGGTGCGGCCGAAGGCGCCATCGACGCGGCCTCGATCCTGAAGCCGAAGCTGGCCCGTGGCGAGCTGCAGACCATCGGCGCCACCACCCTCGACGAGTACCGCAAGTACATCGAGAAGGATGCCGCCCTGGAACGCCGTTTCCAGCCGGTGCAGGTGGGCGAGCCGACCGTCGAGCACACCATCAACATCCTCAAGGGCCTGCGCGACCGGTACGAGGCGCATCACCGCGTCTCGATCACCGACAGCGCGCTGGTCGCGGCGGCCACTTTGGCGGACCGCTACATCAACGACCGCTTCCTGCCGGACAAGGCGATCGACCTCATCGACGAGGCGGGCGCGCGCATGCGCATCCGCCGGATGACCGCTCCGCCGGACCTGCGCGACTTCGACGACAAGATCGCCGATGCCCGTCGCGAGAAGGAAAGCGCGATCGACGCGCAGGACTTCGAGAAGGCCGCGCGCTTGCGCGACAAGGAGAAGCAGCTCGTCGCCAAGCGTGCCGAGCGGGAGAAGCAGTGGCGTTCCGGTGATCTGGACGTCGTGGCCGAGGTCGACGACGAGCAGATCGCGGAGGTGCTGGCCAACTGGACCGGTATCCCCGTCTTCAAGCTCACCGAGGAGGAGACCACCCGTCTGCTCCGCATGGAGGACGAGCTGCACAAGCGGATCATCGGCCAGGAGGATGCCGTCAAGGCCGTCTCCAAGGCGATCCGCCGCACGCGCGCCGGTCTGAAGGATCCCAAGCGTCCTTCGGGCTCGTTCATCTTCGCCGGCCCGTCCGGTGTCGGTAAGACCGAGCTGTCCAAGGCGCTGGCGAACTTCCTGTTCGGCGACGACGACGCGCTCATCCAGATCGACATGGGCGAGTTCCACGACCGCTTCACCGCTTCGCGCCTGTTCGGTGCCCCTCCCGGGTACGTGGGCTACGAAGAGGGCGGCCAGCTCACCGAGAAGGTGCGGCGCAAGCCGTTCTCGGTGGTGCTGTTCGACGAGATCGAGAAGGCGCACCAGGAGATCTACAACACCCTCCTGCAGGTGCTCGAGGACGGCCGTCTCACCGACGGTCAGGGTCGTACGGTCGACTTCAAGAACACCGTGCTGATCTTCACCTCGAACCTGGGCACCTCCGACATCTCCAAGGCGGTCGGCCTGGGCTTCACCCAGTCCAACGCCGAGGGCTCGAACTACGAGCGGATGAAGCTCAAGGTCAACGACGAGCTGAAGAAGCACTTCCGCCCCGAGTTCCTCAACCGCATCGACGACGTGATCGTGTTCCACCAGCTCACCAGCGAGCAGATCGTGATGATGGTGGACCTGATGATCGCCCGCGTCGGCAGGCAGCTGAAGAACAAGGACATGGCCATGGAGCTGACCGATCAGGCCAAGAGCCTGCTCGCCAAGCGTGGCTTCGACCCGGTTCTCGGCGCCCGTCCGCTGCGTCGCACGATTCAGCGCGAGATCGAGGACCAGCTCTCGGAGAAGATCCTCTTCGGCGAGATCGGCGCCGGCCAGACCATCACGGTCGACGTCGACAACTGGAACGGCGAGGGTCTCGGCGAGGATGCCAAGTTCACCTTCACCAGCAAGACGAAGCTGACCAAGGCCACCGCGACCGACGACAAGCCCGAGGTCGTCCTCACCGGTGCTGCCGAAGGCACGGCCCCCGAGGCCGCCTCCGGCGAGTAA
- a CDS encoding esterase/lipase family protein, whose protein sequence is MRRSSRSLLVLAVALLAWGSAGTAAAQYPVDYNFFAGIAPELSTPGGSLPGANDPGCVPSADHPNPVVLLHGTGGGAQTNWGLYAPLLANEGYCVFSLTYGAYDLPWPVSAVGGMRPIEQSAAEVAAFVDRVLASTGASQVDFVAHSQGNIVGNYYIKRVGGADKVGKLVAIAPPWLGTNALGAADIAHFSRALGAGPAFDAVATSLCQACGQMFTGSPFMTALNADGVYSPQVTYTNIVSAIDELVVPHTSGLVPGPNTTSIVVQDGCAQDFSEHLAIAGSPRAAGHVLNALDPARQAPVPCVFVPPFTG, encoded by the coding sequence ATGCGACGTAGTTCGAGATCGTTGCTGGTACTGGCCGTCGCGCTGCTGGCATGGGGGAGTGCGGGCACGGCCGCCGCGCAGTATCCGGTCGACTACAACTTCTTCGCCGGGATCGCGCCGGAGCTCAGCACGCCCGGTGGGTCACTGCCCGGTGCGAACGATCCGGGGTGCGTCCCCTCGGCGGATCATCCGAATCCGGTGGTCCTGCTCCACGGCACCGGCGGTGGGGCGCAGACGAATTGGGGCTTGTACGCTCCGCTGCTGGCCAACGAGGGCTACTGCGTGTTCTCGCTCACCTACGGCGCCTACGACCTGCCGTGGCCGGTCTCGGCGGTCGGCGGGATGCGGCCCATCGAGCAGAGCGCGGCCGAGGTGGCGGCCTTCGTCGACCGGGTGCTGGCGAGCACCGGCGCCTCGCAGGTCGACTTCGTCGCTCATTCGCAGGGCAATATCGTCGGCAACTACTACATCAAGCGGGTCGGCGGCGCGGACAAGGTCGGCAAACTGGTCGCGATCGCCCCACCCTGGCTGGGGACCAACGCGCTCGGCGCCGCCGATATCGCGCACTTCAGCCGGGCACTCGGGGCCGGACCGGCCTTCGACGCCGTCGCGACATCCTTGTGCCAGGCCTGTGGACAGATGTTCACCGGCTCGCCGTTCATGACCGCGCTCAACGCCGACGGTGTGTACAGCCCACAGGTCACCTACACCAATATCGTCTCCGCGATCGACGAGCTGGTCGTACCCCATACCTCGGGTCTGGTGCCGGGACCGAACACCACCTCGATCGTGGTCCAGGACGGCTGTGCCCAGGACTTCTCCGAGCACCTGGCCATCGCGGGCAGCCCGCGGGCGGCCGGTCACGTCCTCAACGCCCTCGATCCGGCCCGTCAGGCCCCGGTGCCCTGCGTGTTCGTGCCGCCGTTCACCGGTTAG
- a CDS encoding cysteine dioxygenase: MRSSVFSLSSARDRAVASALPTRLRPADLLRLTDEGAEDVLAGRYDHLLPVDGLWPAEQRWATRLSHDDEVDVWLISWTPGESTELHDHAGSLGALTVLSGALEEFRWNGTELCRRTLAAGDQAAFPIGWVHDVVRTPAAESVGPLDPTLSVHAYSPPLSAMSYYEVTGHGTLRRTTTVLTDQPEGDL, translated from the coding sequence ATGCGTTCCTCTGTATTTTCCCTTTCCTCCGCGCGCGACCGTGCCGTCGCTTCGGCATTGCCGACCCGGCTGCGTCCCGCCGACCTGCTGCGTCTCACCGACGAGGGCGCCGAAGACGTGCTCGCCGGTCGCTACGACCACCTACTCCCGGTCGACGGACTCTGGCCCGCCGAGCAGCGCTGGGCGACGCGACTGTCACATGACGACGAGGTCGACGTCTGGCTGATCAGCTGGACCCCGGGAGAATCCACCGAATTACACGATCACGCCGGTTCCCTCGGTGCGCTCACCGTGCTCAGCGGCGCGCTCGAGGAATTCCGCTGGAATGGCACGGAGTTGTGCAGGCGCACCCTCGCCGCTGGTGATCAGGCCGCGTTCCCGATCGGCTGGGTGCACGATGTCGTGCGCACGCCCGCCGCGGAATCGGTCGGTCCGCTCGATCCCACGCTGAGCGTGCACGCCTATTCCCCGCCCCTGTCGGCGATGTCGTATTACGAGGTGACCGGTCACGGCACCCTGCGGCGAACCACAACCGTCCTCACCGACCAGCCCGAAGGTGACCTGTGA